A region from the Desulfomarina profundi genome encodes:
- a CDS encoding NAD-dependent epimerase yields MKKIMITGAAGFIGTALSRKLIEGGAEVVGLDNLNDYYDPQLKRDRMAALVGGSDAFTHVNMELADRNAVEKLFSDHQFDAVVNLAAQAGVRYSLINPHSYVDTNIVGFVNVLEGCRHSGVKHFVYASSSSVYGANTRMPFSVHDNVDHPVSLYAASKKSNELMAHTYSHLFELPTTGLRFFTVYGPWGRPDMALFLFTKAILEDRPIDVFNHGNMERDFTYIDDIVEGVYRVIHKIPSSDPDWNGDNPDPASSYCPYRVYNIGNNNKEKLLRYIEVLEECLGKKAEKNFMDMQPGDVPATYANVDDLVADFDYKPATTLEYGIRKFVDWYKEYYNI; encoded by the coding sequence ATGAAGAAAATTATGATAACCGGTGCGGCCGGTTTTATCGGGACAGCACTTTCCCGTAAATTGATTGAAGGTGGTGCTGAGGTAGTTGGACTTGATAATCTTAACGATTATTATGACCCGCAACTGAAACGGGATCGTATGGCTGCCCTGGTGGGTGGAAGTGACGCTTTTACCCATGTGAATATGGAACTCGCAGACAGAAACGCGGTTGAAAAACTGTTCAGCGATCATCAGTTTGATGCTGTAGTTAATCTGGCGGCCCAGGCAGGTGTCCGTTATTCTCTCATCAATCCTCATTCTTATGTGGATACCAATATTGTCGGCTTTGTCAATGTCCTTGAGGGATGCCGGCATAGCGGAGTGAAGCATTTTGTCTATGCCTCTTCCAGTTCCGTATACGGCGCCAATACCAGGATGCCTTTTTCGGTGCATGATAATGTCGATCATCCGGTATCCCTGTATGCCGCCAGCAAAAAATCAAATGAACTCATGGCCCATACCTACAGCCATCTTTTTGAACTGCCGACCACGGGATTGAGGTTTTTTACCGTTTACGGCCCCTGGGGGCGACCGGATATGGCTCTGTTTCTTTTTACAAAGGCCATTCTCGAAGACAGGCCGATTGACGTATTTAATCACGGCAATATGGAGCGGGATTTTACGTATATTGATGATATTGTAGAGGGAGTCTACCGGGTGATTCATAAAATCCCCAGCAGTGATCCTGATTGGAACGGAGACAATCCGGATCCGGCCAGTTCATACTGTCCTTACCGGGTTTATAATATCGGCAATAACAACAAGGAAAAACTGCTTCGTTATATTGAGGTGCTGGAGGAATGTCTTGGTAAAAAGGCGGAGAAGAATTTTATGGATATGCAACCGGGTGATGTACCGGCCACTTATGCAAATGTGGATGATCTTGTCGCCGATTTTGATTATAAACCGGCGACTACACTGGAATATGGTATTAGGAAATTTGTAGACTGGTACAAAGAGTATTATAACATCTGA
- the dxs gene encoding 1-deoxy-D-xylulose-5-phosphate synthase: MLLSPQSYPAPLLDTINSPADIRSLSLDELNRLAGEIREIIVKTVSRNGGHLAPSLGVVELTLALHSVFDTPNDKLIWDVGHQSYAHKIITGRREIFSTLRQYKGISGFPKFKESEYDAFETGHSSTSISAALGITLAKHYKNSSNRAIAVIGDGSMTAGIAFEGLNQAGHLDKDLIVILNDNEMSISPNVGALSSFLSRKLSGKTMRRVKDHLVEKLQISDVGENILNILRKSEESFKSFFTPGMLFEAFKFDYIGPIDGHNIADLKETLETVRDNAQGPVLIHVLTQKGKGYEPAEKNPDIFHGLGPFDISSGKPHKTKDGPVTYTQVFGDTMVRLAEKDEKIVAISAAMVSGTGLTTFAKKFPDRLFDVGISEQHAVTFAAGLATEGIKPVVAIYSSFFQRAVDQIIHDICLPNLPVTLAIDRGGVVGDDGPSHHGVFDFSFLRYIPNLVIMAPKDEEELRHMLFTATQHNGPAAVRYPRGGGQNVNLSKHLQKLETGRGELLLEGEDLLLLPIGNRVYPALEAAEGLKKVGISAAVINPRFLKPLDEALICSWADKCGRVVTIEDNARQGGFGSAVLELLSRKGLYGIRTCNLGHPDFFVEHGPQKTLWKNSRIDPPSIIRAAIKLMNRN; encoded by the coding sequence ATGCTATTATCACCACAATCATACCCGGCACCCCTTCTGGACACTATCAATTCACCGGCGGATATACGATCCCTGTCCCTTGACGAACTGAATAGACTGGCGGGGGAAATCAGGGAAATTATCGTAAAAACCGTTTCCAGAAACGGAGGCCACCTGGCGCCAAGTCTCGGTGTCGTCGAACTGACGCTGGCCCTGCATTCCGTTTTTGACACACCCAACGATAAACTGATCTGGGATGTGGGCCACCAATCCTATGCTCACAAGATTATTACCGGCAGGCGGGAAATTTTTTCTACTCTCAGGCAATATAAGGGTATCAGCGGTTTTCCAAAATTCAAGGAAAGCGAATATGACGCTTTTGAAACAGGGCACAGTTCCACCTCCATTTCGGCAGCGCTGGGAATAACCCTTGCCAAGCACTATAAGAACAGCAGTAACCGGGCTATTGCCGTTATCGGTGACGGCTCCATGACTGCCGGTATAGCCTTTGAGGGACTCAACCAGGCCGGCCACCTGGACAAGGATCTCATCGTTATTCTCAATGATAACGAAATGTCCATTTCCCCAAACGTGGGTGCACTTTCCAGTTTTCTCAGCCGTAAACTGAGTGGAAAAACCATGCGCCGGGTCAAAGACCATCTGGTGGAAAAACTGCAGATCTCCGATGTTGGGGAAAATATCCTGAATATCCTCCGAAAAAGTGAGGAAAGCTTTAAGAGTTTCTTTACACCGGGTATGCTTTTCGAGGCGTTTAAATTTGATTATATCGGCCCCATTGACGGTCACAACATCGCTGATCTCAAGGAAACACTGGAAACAGTCCGGGACAACGCCCAGGGTCCGGTCCTTATCCATGTTCTTACCCAAAAAGGTAAAGGATATGAACCGGCCGAGAAAAACCCGGATATCTTCCATGGACTGGGACCATTTGATATTTCCAGTGGCAAACCGCACAAGACCAAGGATGGACCGGTGACATACACCCAGGTCTTCGGTGATACAATGGTCAGACTCGCGGAAAAAGATGAAAAGATAGTTGCCATCTCCGCGGCCATGGTATCCGGAACAGGCCTGACAACGTTTGCAAAAAAATTTCCGGACCGGCTCTTTGATGTGGGTATTTCGGAGCAGCACGCGGTCACCTTTGCAGCAGGACTCGCCACCGAGGGAATAAAGCCGGTGGTCGCCATCTACTCATCTTTTTTCCAACGGGCGGTGGATCAGATCATCCATGATATCTGCCTGCCCAACCTGCCCGTAACCCTGGCCATTGACCGGGGCGGTGTGGTTGGAGATGACGGCCCCAGTCACCATGGGGTTTTTGATTTCTCCTTTCTGCGTTATATTCCCAATTTAGTGATTATGGCACCAAAGGATGAGGAGGAGCTGCGACATATGCTCTTCACCGCTACCCAGCACAATGGACCTGCCGCAGTCAGGTACCCCAGGGGTGGAGGACAGAATGTAAATCTCTCAAAACATCTCCAGAAACTTGAAACAGGCCGTGGCGAATTGCTGCTCGAGGGAGAGGACCTGCTCCTTCTCCCCATCGGAAACAGGGTATATCCAGCCCTGGAGGCGGCCGAAGGACTTAAAAAAGTCGGCATCAGTGCTGCTGTAATCAACCCGAGGTTTCTCAAACCCCTTGATGAGGCACTGATCTGCAGCTGGGCTGATAAATGCGGGAGAGTGGTCACCATTGAAGACAATGCCCGCCAGGGAGGATTCGGCAGTGCGGTTCTTGAACTGTTAAGCCGCAAAGGCCTTTATGGAATCAGGACCTGTAACCTTGGTCATCCTGATTTCTTTGTTGAACACGGTCCCCAGAAAACACTCTGGAAAAACAGCAGAATAGATCCACCTTCAATTATCCGTGCCGCCATCAAGCTGATGAACCGGAATTGA
- a CDS encoding exodeoxyribonuclease VII small subunit — MAKKTFETALARLEQITDELEDSELSLDASLKKFNEGIKLADYCSEQLTKARAKIELLLEKDGKLEAIPFDGTERGNKTISE, encoded by the coding sequence ATGGCAAAGAAAACATTTGAAACGGCCCTTGCAAGGCTTGAACAGATAACCGACGAGCTTGAAGACAGCGAATTAAGCCTTGATGCCAGTTTGAAAAAATTTAATGAAGGGATTAAACTGGCTGATTATTGCAGTGAACAGCTGACAAAGGCCAGAGCAAAAATTGAACTCCTTCTGGAAAAAGACGGCAAACTCGAAGCAATTCCCTTTGATGGAACGGAACGTGGAAATAAAACAATATCTGAGTGA